A genomic window from Elaeis guineensis isolate ETL-2024a chromosome 3, EG11, whole genome shotgun sequence includes:
- the LOC105033527 gene encoding uncharacterized protein isoform X1, whose product MTMDGATIDLEAKSREHKSRKSKKTTLKVQDDFQKIQDGKADSEGKSKDHELEATTTPIKKKKAKKRVASDVYPSSEGNCIPAGGMQEFGGEVNLDEPTMEEKLASLDLLDDEPKSSSKQEPSPTLKPPSADSVHILLKQALHAEDHALLLDCLYTRDERVIEKSISLLNPAEVLKLLASLKSVLPSRGAVLVCALPWLSSLLSQHASSIASQQSSLLILNSLYQLIDSRISTFRSAVQLSTCLDYLFAGFPGDEAEKEIPPVVYEDKDSEEEESENEMEIDEESGALGHVIDASRDSDGSEVMSG is encoded by the exons ATGACAATGGATGGTGCAACAATTGATCTAGAGGCCAAATCTAGAGAGCACAAAAGTCGCAAAAGTAAAAAAACTACTTTGAAGGTGCAGGATGATTTTCAGAAGATTCAAGATGGAAAAG CAGATAGTGAAGGAAAATCCAAGGATCATGAATTGGAAGCAACCACCACtccaatcaagaagaaaaaagcgAAGAAGCGTGTAGCATCAGATGTATATCCTTCGAGTGAAGGAAATTGTATTCCTGCTG GGGGAATGCAAGAATTTGGTGGTGAAGTTAATTTGGATGAGCCAACTATGGAGGAAAAACTTGCAAGTCTAGACTTGCTTGATGATGAACCAAAGAGCAGTTCCAAGCAAGAACCCTCTCCAACTTTAAAGCCCCCCAGTGCAGATTCAGTGCATATTTTGCTCAAGCAAGCACTACATGCTGAAGATCACGCATTGCTTTTGGACTGTTTGTACACTAGGGATGAAAGG GTCATTGAAAAGTCGATCTCACTTCTAAATCCAGCAGAAGTTCTCAAACTTTTAGCATCTCTTAAATCTGTGCTCCCATCAAG AGGTGCAGTATTGGTTTGTGCACTTCCATGGCTAAGTAGTTTGCTCAGTCAACATGCAAGCAGTATAGCATCTCAACAATCATCGCTACTCATTCTGAATTCTTTATACCAG CTTATAGACTCAAGGATTTCAACATTTCGCTCGGCCGTGCAGCTTTCTACTTGTCTGGATTACCTGTTTGCTGGG TTCCCTGGTGATGAGGCTGAGAAAGAGATTCCACCAGTTGTTTATGAGGACAAAGACAGCGAGGAGGAAGAATCTGAAAATGAAATGGAAATTGATGAAGAGAGTGGTGCACTTGGACATGTCATCGATGCTTCTCGTGACTCCGATGGAAGTGAGGTCATGAGCGGTTAA
- the LOC105033527 gene encoding uncharacterized protein isoform X2, producing the protein MTMDGATIDLEAKSREHKSRKSKKTTLKVQDDFQKIQDGKDSEGKSKDHELEATTTPIKKKKAKKRVASDVYPSSEGNCIPAGGMQEFGGEVNLDEPTMEEKLASLDLLDDEPKSSSKQEPSPTLKPPSADSVHILLKQALHAEDHALLLDCLYTRDERVIEKSISLLNPAEVLKLLASLKSVLPSRGAVLVCALPWLSSLLSQHASSIASQQSSLLILNSLYQLIDSRISTFRSAVQLSTCLDYLFAGFPGDEAEKEIPPVVYEDKDSEEEESENEMEIDEESGALGHVIDASRDSDGSEVMSG; encoded by the exons ATGACAATGGATGGTGCAACAATTGATCTAGAGGCCAAATCTAGAGAGCACAAAAGTCGCAAAAGTAAAAAAACTACTTTGAAGGTGCAGGATGATTTTCAGAAGATTCAAGATGGAAAAG ATAGTGAAGGAAAATCCAAGGATCATGAATTGGAAGCAACCACCACtccaatcaagaagaaaaaagcgAAGAAGCGTGTAGCATCAGATGTATATCCTTCGAGTGAAGGAAATTGTATTCCTGCTG GGGGAATGCAAGAATTTGGTGGTGAAGTTAATTTGGATGAGCCAACTATGGAGGAAAAACTTGCAAGTCTAGACTTGCTTGATGATGAACCAAAGAGCAGTTCCAAGCAAGAACCCTCTCCAACTTTAAAGCCCCCCAGTGCAGATTCAGTGCATATTTTGCTCAAGCAAGCACTACATGCTGAAGATCACGCATTGCTTTTGGACTGTTTGTACACTAGGGATGAAAGG GTCATTGAAAAGTCGATCTCACTTCTAAATCCAGCAGAAGTTCTCAAACTTTTAGCATCTCTTAAATCTGTGCTCCCATCAAG AGGTGCAGTATTGGTTTGTGCACTTCCATGGCTAAGTAGTTTGCTCAGTCAACATGCAAGCAGTATAGCATCTCAACAATCATCGCTACTCATTCTGAATTCTTTATACCAG CTTATAGACTCAAGGATTTCAACATTTCGCTCGGCCGTGCAGCTTTCTACTTGTCTGGATTACCTGTTTGCTGGG TTCCCTGGTGATGAGGCTGAGAAAGAGATTCCACCAGTTGTTTATGAGGACAAAGACAGCGAGGAGGAAGAATCTGAAAATGAAATGGAAATTGATGAAGAGAGTGGTGCACTTGGACATGTCATCGATGCTTCTCGTGACTCCGATGGAAGTGAGGTCATGAGCGGTTAA